Below is a window of Oncorhynchus clarkii lewisi isolate Uvic-CL-2024 chromosome 19, UVic_Ocla_1.0, whole genome shotgun sequence DNA.
TCAATATGTCAAATAAAGTAGGATATTGGTAAGGATGGGGAGTGgaggaggcagtgtgtgtgtttgtgtgtattttatattcaactgtgtgtgtgccagtctgtgtgaatgtgtgtgcatgcatggatttatttgtgtgtgtgagacggtGTCTCTGGGTTGACTTGTCCCGTCCATCCCCATCTGTCCCCGTCCCCAGTCACCTCTACAGCCTCTCTACATGTACATTAGCAAACAGAGAGACGAAGAGGGCTAATTCACCAGAACGGTTTCACTGTGCTGTAAAACTCCTTCCTTTGCAGTGTAATAAACTATTCTCCTTGACATGCtctttccttcctgtctctctatattTATCAATAACCCCACATGCTCCTCCATTATGTCAGCATCTCCCCCTCCAGCCCTGCATACTCAGTcaccaggcagagacaggagagaggacaagatgaggagaggagaagccAGAGGCGTCATGGCCGCCTGGTGGTTTAAAAAGGGTTCCTTTCTGACACGGGACGTTGTTTTTATGCATGATGTGACAGACAATCCGCAGCACATAGAATAGATTTCACACATTTCACTGTCATATTAGAATTGCCACAGTGTAGGACTGAACTGATTGGTTTAGAGTTAATGTTATTGTAAAACCAGAGGTAACGTTGTAATCTGTGCGGAGAATGTCAGCTTTATAATTATATTTGATCAATAACCACTAGAAAATGTATTTCTAAGAATGTATTTGTTTCAATCTAGTTTGACATGAGAATAGCTCTGAAAACCATCATattaacatacagtacacagCATTTAGGCCTAGTATTTTTTCTGCAATTGTGATTTGaatatttaaaaatatttcaTAGCCCTTATAACTCAGCACATCACAGTAATGTTTTTATAGGCAAGGAATAGGTTCAACCtcaacatttattttgaaggTGAAGCGTTTTAAACAGCAATTTACCCCATATTCGATGGAAATCGATACTCGTACAAAATATGCAAAACGAGTGATAAAACGACCAGTGAATTCTTGAATAAAGCAGGCTATTTGAGGAGAAGTCAGATACTTGATGTTGTAAGTATATTTAGAGATAGAAGATATTTCCCCCAGTGTACATGTAAAGCAGAGTCACAGGGGTAGGAATTGGTGTGTTTTCATTGAGCCGGCAGGCCTGTGAGAGTGGCTGTGCTCCAGTGAACCATACCACCCTGCCCGTCTCCCCTCTACCTGGCCGGCCCTACAGCAGTAGGCCTGTGAGAGTGGCTGTGCTCCAGTGAACCATACCACCCTGCCCGTCTCCCCTCTACCTGGCCGGCCCTACAGCAGCAGGCCTGTGAGAGTGGCTGTGCTCCAGTGAACCATACCACCCTGCCCGTCTCCCCTCTACCTGGCCGGCCCTACAGCAGCAGGCCTGTGAGAGTGGCTGTGCTCCAGTGAACCATACCACCCTGCCCGTCTCCCCTCTACCTGGCCGGCCCTACAGCAGCAGGCCCATCACTAGAACAGGAGCGTGGGACCCTTCAGATGGACTGTGTTGATGATCCAAGTTCAgccccacacagacagagagaggagatgccAAGGTTTTACAAAGAGACACACATGGTGTTGTggacaggatacacacacacacaaacacatacattaagtgagcagacacatacacacacattcagcaTGTTTTTATGTTTCATGTATTTGTTGCTTTGCTTGTATTTTTTCTCTCTTTTAAAGCCCTCATTGTATAAATTATTTCCTATGTAGGAAGGACACACGATGTTAATTGATGAGAGTGTTGATGTCATTCTAGATCTTGCAATACTGTAGGGGAGAATGGGGTAAGTTGAGAGGAGAATGGGGTAAGTTGAGAGGAGAATGGGGTAAGTTGAGAGGAGAATGGGGTAAGTTgagaggagagtggggtaagttgagaggagagtggggtaagttgagaggAGAATGGGGCAAGTTgagaggagagtggggtaagttgagaggAGAGTTGGGTAAGTTgagaggagagtggggtaagttgagaggAGAACGGGGTAAGTTGAGAGGAGAGTTGGGTAAGTTgagaggagagtggggtaagttgagaggagaatggggtaagttgagaggagaatggggtaagttgagaggagaatggggtaagttgagaagagaatggggtaagttgagaggagagtggggtaagttgagaggagagtggggtaagttgagaggagagtggggtaagttgagaggAGAATTGGGTAAGTTGAGAGGAGactggggtaagttgagccattttGACATTCAGTATCACTCTGTCAacgggaaatatagtattctttctaacaaagacatctacatacactgtgtgtacaaaacattaaggacacctagtcttttcatgacatagactgaccaggtgaatccaaatgaacagactgaccaggtgagtcaAAGAGAACATAGACTCACCGGGGGAGTGCAACTTAATATAAGGTAGGTGTCCTGAATACTTTGTACACCAGTGTATATTTCAGGACGTTTATATTCTTGGAACTGATCAGAAtgaatgtaaacattacagtttggAAAAcatacccactgggcaaaaactagttgaatcaacattgtttccacataattttcacCCCAAAAATCTTTGTGATGATGTTGAACGTACAGTAGACAATTATTGGATTTGCAAAGTCCAATAAGGGCACTGTATTTTTTTCTAAAAACGTTTAACCTatatccaatgacatggtgacatttgtaGTTGATTTCACTTtcacaactcaaccaaatgtaaatccaaACTAGACGATGAACTGAccactgtgcccagtgggtagcttGCCCAcaaaaagtggtctcttggcacaaaTGCCCCAGGTATGGGGTAAGCTGAGCTGCaagacagggtaagttaagccccTGTACTGAATGAAACATTACCGCTACcttttaaaaccatgtctatctttatttctcAAACACAGCtcaacacaatcacaatcacaatcacaatcacaatcacaatcacaatcacagtcacaatcacaatcacaatcacaatcacaatcacaatcacaatcacaaccacaaccacaatcacaatcacaatcacaatcacagtcacaatcacaatcacaatcacaatcacaatcacaatcacaatcacaatcacaaccacagtcacaatcacaatcacaatcacaatcacaatcacaatcacaatcacaatcacaatcacaatcacaatcacaaccacagtcacaatcacaatcacaatcacaatcacaaccacaaccacaatcacaatcacaatcacaatcacaatcacaatcacaaccacaatcacaatcacaatcacaatcacaatcacaatcacaatcacaatcacaatcacaaccACAACCACTTTTTGTCTTTAAGCATTTTAAGCAttttttaacacaggcttaatacctaacaaacactttgtacTTTTAACACaggccaggccctgttgttacctcatatcccagtgGTAATGCCTTGCATTaagcctgggaagaaaacactttactttgctcaacttgccattggctcatCTTACCCCAAGGCGCTGCACTGCATGGTCTCAGTTTTGCTCTGACCCAACTTTGATATTGtgtgattattttttattttatactttattttcacaaaatgtatcagctattatttctttcaACCGACAAGAACTCTTGAACAACAGATCGGCAGTTACTAACCCCAATTCCCAGCTTCAACGTCAACTCATCTGTCCTTGGCTCTTTCTGTAATATCGGGCTACCCAAGACAAAACGCCTGCATTTCAGaggcaggagggggggggggtcctggaGAGATTAAGGAGAAGGGAAAACCGACCACCTCTTCCACATCGGCGGGGCTGTAGTGGTGCTGGTCGAGTGTTTCAAGTTTCTCAGTCTCCAAATCACTAAGAAATGAAAATGGtccgaacacacacgcacagtcgtGAAGATGGCGCACCAGCACCTCTCCCCCTCAGGAGGTTAAACAAGTttgtcatgggccctcaaatcctcaaaaagttatccagctgtaccattgagagcatcttgactggctgcatcactgcctggcatggcAATATCCCAACCCCCAATCGCATGGCACTTTTAAGTTTTGCTCTATCTCcgtgcacacacactggaccctacacacacacaggaccctaCACATACACaggaccctacacacacacaggaccctacacactcccaggaccctacacacacaggaccctacacacacacaggaccctacacacacacaggaccctacacacacaggaccatacacacacacaggaccctacacactcccaggaccctacacacacacatgaccatacacacacacaggaccctaCACACTCAGAtgaccctacacactcacaggaccctacacactcacaggaccctACACACTCAGAtgaccctacacactcacaggaccctACACACACAGGACCCTACACACTCAGATGACCCTACAAACTCACaggaccctacacacacacaggaccctaCACACTCAGAtgaccctacacactcacaggaccctACACACACTCAGATGACCCTACACACTCAGAtgaccctacacactcacaggaccctacacacacacccactcacatacaagcaGCTGCTACTCTGCAGGTTTATCTTatgtcctgttgcctagtcacctatacatatctacctctatcactcctgtatccctgcacattgtaaatatgttactggaattgaccctgtatattctctgcttacttacttacttacttattgtGTTCTTCATATTTCTTCTTATTCTCGTGTGTTTTTTCtggtattacattgttattgattattgcattatTGGGTTTTGAGTTGGAAAGAAGGGCTTTTCACTGCACTTCACTGAAATGTGAAGCATCAGGAAATCTCATACACAAAAAATgcatttgacttggtgaaaatctgtttgttttttacCTAAGActtttttccatgtggtttctcgCTTCACAGGCTCCATGCAGTGATGACCTTTTCCTAAACATTTGGTCAAATGATACAtattgtgtatggtttcctagaagcAAGGGTGGCTCAAAatacccctttggctcaacttagcCCACTCTCCCCTACTATTATACACCCAAGAATTCCCCAACATACAGGTAATGCAGGGAGAAGCAGATATTGTTACCTATGTACAAACGGCTGTTGTCTTCCACGTCTTCCGTATTGCGTGTgtctaatcacacacacacatggccccCAAACACACatggcatgggggggggggggggggcaatcgcAAACACTTGAAGCTGCTACTGGCCATGGTGTCTTATGCTAAAAGTTGTGTGTTGATGAATGAGGTGGCTAACCCTGGCTGAGAGAGCTGAGCGTTGGGATTAGATGGAGACGGCTGATCACATCTCCTCTGACGCCTGTTTTGCATGAGAATTGGGAATATTTAATCTGTGTGTGGCGGGAGGGCGGGCAGGCAGTTGTCGCCCTGATCAAGCTGCTCTCTGTTGCTGTGTCCTTACTAACGTCCCAACCACCAGCCACCAGCAGTCAGCCACCAGCCGCCAGCCACCAACCACCAGCTGCCAGCCGCCAACCGTCAGCCACCAACCACCAGCTGCCAGCCGCCAACCGTCAGCCACCAACCGCCAACCGCCAGCCGCCAGCCACCAACCGCCAACCGTCAGCcgccaaccaccaaccaccagccaccagccaccaaCCACcagccaccaaccaccaaccaccagccaccagccaccaaCCACcagccaccaaccaccaaccaccagccaccagccaccagccaccaaCCACcagccaccaaccaccaaccaccagccaccagccaccaaCCACCAGCCACCAGCCGCCAGCCGCCAACCACcagccaccaaccaccaaccaccagccaccaaccaccaaccaccagccaccagccaccagccaccagccaccagccaccaaccaccaaccaccaaccaccaaccaccaaccaccagccaccagccaccaaCCACcagccaccaaccaccaaccaccaaccaccaaccaccagccaccagccaccagccaccagccaccaaCCACCAGCCACCAGCCGCCAACCACcagccaccaaccaccaaccaccagccaccaaccaccaaccaccagccaccaaccaccagccaccagccaccagccaccagccaccagccaccaaCCACAGACCATGGAAGTTATCTTTAGCTTTAGTAAACCAGGGTAAGGCCTTAGTCAGTGGGGGGCAGCCATAGGAAGTACTGTAAATGGGGTTGGTCTTGAGTGTGTGGATGTGAGTCGAATGTGGGGATGtgagttagttagttgtgttggCAGATGGATGTTTGTCTGCGTAGGGGATGAGCTGGGATGCAAGTGATATCTTTAAAGCAACATATCAAACCCGTATTTAATGTATATAAAGGATGAACAGGCTTTACAATGAGGGAATAGGCCTAGTGTAACTAGGACTACCatttacagtgtgtgtttgtaaacGTGTGTCTTGGTCTGTGATGGCAACTAAGTTTAACATTCTGTTTCAGTCCACTCATTAATGTGGTTGTGTGTCAGTGAGTCTTTGTGCCATCTATcaatcctctctctatctctctctccatctctctttctctctctctcttctccctctctctctcctcatatctGCTTCTCATCCCTCTCACACTTCTGTTGGGGGAAATTAcaattgtttttttctttcttttctctttttcttcttctctctttctctttttctctatttctcttctTCCACTTCTTCAGAGGACTATGTTTTCTCATGCATCTCATATATGTATTACTGAATGAAAAAAAGGGTGTCCCCTCGCTGTGCCTGTAATTTCCTGTTTGTGTGACGCTCCGTAGTGGTGCTCCGTAGTGGTGCTCCGTGGTGGTGCTCCATGGTGGTGCTCCATGGTAGTGCTCTGTAGTGGTGCTCCGTAGTGGTGCTCCGTAGTGGTGCTCCATGGTGATGCTCCGTAGTGGTGCTCCATAGTGGTGCTCCGTAGTGGTGCTCCATGGTGGTGCTCTGTAGTGGTGCTCTGTAGTGGTGCTCCGTAGTGGTGCTCCATGGTGGTGCTCCGTAGTGGTGCCCCGTAGTGGTGCTCCGTAGTGGTGGTCCGTGGTGGTGCTCCGTAGTGGTGCTCCGTAGTGGTGCTCCATAGTGGTGCTCCATAGTGGTGCTCCGTGGTGGTGCTCAGTGGTGGTGCTTCGTAGTTGTACTCCTTGGTGGTGCTCCGTAGTGGTGCTCTGTGGTGGTGCTCCGTAGTGGTGCTCCATGGTGGTGCTCCGTGGTGGTGCTCCATGGTGGTGCTCCATGGTAGTGCTCTGTAGTGGTGCTCCGTAGTGGTGCTccgtagtgagagagagagagggagtgaggagagagagagagagacaacgagagagagagaaagagagagagagagagagagagaggtagtgaggaaagagagagagagagagagagagagagagagagggagtgaggagagagagggagagagaagagagagagggagtgaggagagagagagagagagggagtgaggaaagagagagagagagagagcgagggagtgactaaagagagagagagagagagagagagagagggagtgactaaagagagagagagagagagagagagagagagagagagagagagagagagagagagagagagaaagaaacaaacaGGATGATAACAAAATCAGCTCGGTTTTCACAAACGCATATTTCATCAATCATGTGAATATGTGTGAGTGATTATACACAGCCGTGGCAgggttaggcctgatcaccataTATCATAATGGCTGCTTTCATATCTCACACGCACTTTGTTTCTGTCTGCAGATAGCCTTTCTCCagctcatccacacacacacacacacacacacacacacacacacacacacacacacacacacacacacacacacacacacacacacacacacacacttgctgtttttttatttaacctttatttaactaggcaagtcagttaagaacaaattgttatttacaatgacggccagcTAAAGTCAGTGAAGtagactctctgactctctgaaaTGAcgtccctctctccaagccccaGATTAGATGTAGTTCCAGGAAAAGGCCTAATTCAGGTTTAGTTCATCAGGGACTAGGAGATGAGATATCACCAACATAGATTCATCCTTGGTTACGTACTGTACCTCTGGACTACACAATATGAGAACTTTGATAAATGAGTCTTAGCTATCGTCCAAGGATAGATAAATACATGATAACATTATTAACAAATGAAATGAGTAACATGTAATCTGGAGCTGGGTTGTTTTTTAAGAATGATCTTTATTTTAGTCATACTGATATTTGATGGCCACATACAATAAGCAGCATTGTCATGGCCTGAACTGAATTTGATGCTCCGTTGTTTCCCTCCAAACATTATGTTTGTTTAATGGATGGTCTTTATGGTTTGTATAAACTGCTTAAATGAGAAATGTTTTGAGGATGCCCTATGGGTTATACTCAAAGCGTGTGTAGTCATTTCTATATTGTGTCACATCAGTGTCACAGTACCCTGGGCATGCTCCACaatcagagagagtgagagccacagagagatgaaagatggatgtagagagaaagatagatgtagggagatgtagagagagagagagagagagagagagagaaacaaacaggatgacctcacttgctttggcaatgttaacacatgttttccatgccaataaagccccttgaattgaattgaattgagagagatagatgtagagagagagagggagagatgtagagagatgtagagagagagagatgtagagagagagagagatgtagagagagagatgtagagagatgtagagagagagagagagctgcagagagagagagaaagatgtagagagagagagatagatgtagagagagagggagagatgtagagagagagagatgtagagagagaaagaagtagagagagagagagagaggaagagatgtagagagagagagatgtagagagagagagatatgtagagagagagggagagatgtagagagagagagagagctgcagagagagagagaaagatgtagagagagagagatagatgtagagagagagggagagatgtagagagagagatgtagagagagagagaaagaagtagagagagagagagagagagatgtagagagagaaagaagtagagagagagagaaagaagtagagagagagagagagagagagagaggggaagagatgtagagagagagagagagagatgtagagagagagaaagctgtaGAAAGAGTGTTTGAGGCAGAATTAGCCATGTATGAAAGGCCTCAGTTCCAGCCTCAAACACGGAATTAGAAATTACGCCgtcaactctctccctctctctcttcccctctccctctctgagtggtTGAAGTAATGTAACTCATTTCGGCTGGGCCGGTGCTGGTGTCAGGGTGTCTGAATGCTAGAAGTGTGTGGGACACATTAGGACTTGACAGGTCCCTTCTTGAAATAAGTGAAATGAATGGAGCTCTTTTCATGTCGGACAAGGCAGCAGCACCCCTTTCACGCCGCTTACAGTCACCGAAAGTCAATAGTTTTTTATTAGTCCTCAGGTCGACCTACATTCCACACTACAAGTGCTAGACCCACTAATTGGTTTCAGTTTgtggaaagggagagaaaaaaatcttAATCCCAAAGAACACTGAAGCAAATAAATCAATCTCATATTTTCCCCCGTCTTTTTATCATTGATTTGGAGGGggagtgaggaagggagggagagagagtgaaagagaggataAATGGTTAGAATGCTGGTCCCCTGAGGTAATAACATCTATGGTGTTAATGGAGGGGTTTGGTTAAAGTGGTATGAACTgatgacaacaaccacccgagccactgcctgttcaccccgctatcagccataaggcgaggtcagtacaggtgcattaaagctgggaccgagagactgaaaaacagcttccatatctaggccatcagactgttaaacagccatcactagcacattagaggctgagagagagatgatgagagagaaatagactagaaatcactggcccCTTTACAGAATGGAACACTAgtaactttaataatgtttatatatctggcattactcatctcatatgtatatactctattCTATGGTATCTTAGTCATTTAATGTTTatatatctggcattactcatctcaatgtatatactgttttctatacttgtcacgttcgtcataacgaggagaccaaggcgcagcctgataagaatacattcttcttttaatacacaaagaacactaaacaaactaacaaaacaacaacacgcCGCTATACGccacgagtgctgacaggcaactacacatagacattaacccacaaaaccaaaatggaaaatggcaacctaagtaggatccccaatcagagacaacaataaacagctgcctctgattgggaaccaattcaggccaccatagacctacatttacctagacataccaaaaccccatagatatacaaaaaacctAGACAAGACttaacacacataccaccctcttcacacactgacctaaccaaaataataaagataacaaagataactaaggtcagggcgtgacaatactattgttgatccctgcctatagacagaaactaaaacaagaggctcccacgctgaggtctgtccaacgctggtccgaccaagctgactccacactccaagactgcttccatcacgtggactgggacatgtttcgtattgcgtcagataacaatattgacgaatacgctgattcggtgtgcgagttcattagaacgtgcgtggaagatgtcgttcccatagcaacgattaaaacattccctaaccagaaactgtggattgatggcagcattcgcatgaaactgaaagcgcgaaccactgcttttcatcagggcaaggtgactggtaacatgaccgaatacaaacagtgcagctattccctccgcaacgctatcaaacaagctaagcgtcagtacagagacaaagtagaatctcaattcaacagctcagacacaagaggcatgtggcagggtctacagtcaatcacggactacaggaagaaatccagcccagtcacggaccaggatgtcctgctcccaggcagactaaataacttttttgcccgctttgaggacaatacagtgccactgacacggcctgcaacgaaaatatgcagactctccttcactgcagccgaggtgagtaagacatttaaacgtgttaaccctcgcaaggctgcaggcccagacggcatccccagccgcgcactcagagcatgcgcagaccagctggccggtgtgtttacggacatattcaatcaatccctataccagtctgctgttcccacatgcttcaagagggccaccattgttcctgttcccaagaaagctaagcactcacttccgtcatcacgaagtgctttgagagactagtcaaggaccatatcacctccaccctacccgacaccctagacccactccaatttgcttaccgcccaaataggtccacagacgatgcaatctcaaccacactgcacactgccctaacccatctggacaagaggaatacctatgtcagaatgctgttcatcgactacaactcggcattcaacaccatagtaccctccaagctcgtcatcaagctcgagaccctgggtcttgaccccgccctgtgcaactgggtactggacttcctgaagggccgcccccaggtggtgagggtaggcaacaacatctccaccccgctgatcctcaacactggggccccacaagggtgcgttctgagccctctcctgtactccctgttcacccacgactgcgtggccacgcacgcctccaactcaatcatcaagtttgcggacgacacaacagtggtaggcttgattaccaacaacgacgagacggcctgcagggaggaggtgagggccctcggagtgtggtgtcaggaaaataacctcacactcaacgtcaacaaaactaaggagatgattgtggacttcagggaacagcagagggaacacccccctatccacatcgatggaacagtagtggagagggtagcaagttttaagttcctcggcatgcacatcacagacaaactgaattggtccactcacacagacagcatcgtgaagaaggcgcagcagcgcctcttcaacctcaggaggctgaagaaattcggcttgtcaccaaaagcactcacaaacttctacagatgcacaatcgagagcatcctggcgggctgtatcaacgcctggtacggcaactgctccgcccacaaccgtaaggctctccagagggtagtgaggtctgcacaatgcatcaccggggacaaactacctgccctcaaggacacctacaccacccgatgtcacaggaaggccataaagatcatcaaggacatcaaccacccgagccactgcctgttcaccccgctatcatccagaaggcgaggtcagtacaggtgcatcaaagctgggaccgagagactgaaaaacagcttctatctcaaggccatcagactgttaaacagccaccactaacattgagtggctgctgccaacacactgacactgacactgactcaactccagccactttaataaatggaattgatgggaaatgatgtaaatatatcactagccactttaaacaatgctaccttatataatgttacttaccctacattattcatctcatatgcatacgtatatactgtactctatatcatcgactgcatccttatgtaatacatgtaacactagccactttaactatgccactttgtttacatactcatctcatatgtatatactgtactcgataccatctactgtatcttgcctttgctgctctgtaccatcactcattcatatatccttatgtacatattctttatccccttacactgtgtataagacagtagttttggaattgttagttagattacttgttggttattactgcattgtcggaactagaggcacaagcatttcgctacactcgcattaacatgtgttaaccatgtgtatgtgacaaatacaatttgatttgattcgatttgatttgactattgtagggtatctcattcacttagtaatgtttacatatcttgcattactcatctgaTATGTACAGtcgggagaacaagtatttgatacactgacgattttgcaggttttcctacttacaaagcatgtagaggtctgtaatttttcataggtacactttaactgtgagagacggaatctaaaaaatccagaaaatcacattgtatgatttttaagtaattcatttgcattttattgcatgacataagtatttgatacatcagaaaagcagaacttaatatttggtacagaaacctttgtttgcaattacagagatcatacgtttcctttAGTTcctgaccaggtttgcacacactgcagcagggattttggcccactcttccctGGGCATGCCCACCGTGTTCCAGAGTGAGGTCAGTTCTGCTAGTGGACAGACAGAAGGACCTGTGTACAGACGGACGAACGGACGGACAGTGTCAAGCTAAACTAAACTAAAGTGAAGTGGCAGCGGTTAGCCTCTTCAAGAAATGACACCACTGCCACAA
It encodes the following:
- the LOC139374514 gene encoding uncharacterized protein encodes the protein MAHQHLSPSGATSSQPPAASHQPPAASRQPSATNHQLPAANRQPPTANRQPPATNRQPSAANHQPPATSHQPPATNHQPPATSHQPPATNHQPPATSHQPPTTSHQPPTTSHQPPTTSHQPPAANHQPPTTNHQPPTTNHQPPATSHQPPATNHQPPTTNHQPPATSHQPPATNHQPPTTNHQPPATSHQPPTTSHQPPTTSHQPPTTSHQPPTTSHQPPATSHQPPATSHQPQTMEVIFSFSKPG